A genomic stretch from Lathyrus oleraceus cultivar Zhongwan6 chromosome 2, CAAS_Psat_ZW6_1.0, whole genome shotgun sequence includes:
- the LOC127121321 gene encoding 26S proteasome non-ATPase regulatory subunit 6 homolog yields the protein MASSEGEESQQPQLVLADKLFLLKQPDVQDIDKVGFKEDVFTFVKDHDMVPLYETLVADSVLDMDRTLLDSMRAKIDDELKKLDEKIADAEENLGESEVREAHLAKSLFFIRIGDKEKALEHLKITETKTVAVGQKMDLVFYTLQLGFFDMDFDLISKSIDKAKR from the exons ATGGCATCATCGGAAGGAGAAGAGTCTCAGCAGCCACAACTCGTCCTCGCCGACAAGCTTTTCCTCCTCAAACAACCCGATGTTCAAGACATTGACAAAGTTGGATTCAAGGAGGATGTCTTCACATTCGTCAAGGATCATG ATATGGTCCCTTTATACGAAACCCTAGTCGCCGATTCTGTTTTGGATATGGATCGTACCCTTTTGGACTCTATGCGTGCTAAAATTGACGATGAGCTTAAGAAGCTTGACGAAAA GATTGCTGATGCTGAGGAAAACTTAGGTGAGAGTGAAGTCCGCGAGGCTCACTTGGCAAAATCCTTGTTTTTCATCCGGATTGGGGATAAG GAGAAAGCCCTGGAACATCTCAAGATAACAGAAACCAAGACTGTTGCAGTGGGGCAGAAGATGGACTTGGTGTTTTATACGCTGCAGCTTGGTTTCTTTGACATGGATTTTGATCTAATTTCCAAAAGTATTGACAAAGCTAAAAGGTAA
- the LOC127121322 gene encoding acyl-CoA-binding domain-containing protein 1 has protein sequence MITSSITHLVNVMQEDFEEHVAKVKTLKESPSNENLLILYGLYKQATLGPVTTARPGIFSQKDRAKWDAWKAVEGKSKDEAMSDYITKVKQLLEEAGLSA, from the exons ATGATTACTTCAAGCATTACACACTTGGTTAATGTGATGCAGGAGGATTTTGAGGAGCATGTTGCGAAAGTCAAGACTCTAAAAGAGAGTCCATCAAATGAAAACTTGCTTATCCTTTATGGATTGTACAAGCAAGCCACTCTTGGACCTGTTACCACCG CTCGTCCTGGGATTTTCAGCCAGAAAGACAGAGCTAAATGGGATGCATGGAAGGCTGTTGAAG GAAAATCCAAGGATGAAGCAATGAGTGATTACATCACTAAGGTGAAACAGCTGCTCGAAGAAGCTGGTCTTTCTGCTTAA